One part of the Arabidopsis thaliana chromosome 1 sequence genome encodes these proteins:
- the DLAH gene encoding alpha/beta-Hydrolases superfamily protein (alpha/beta-Hydrolases superfamily protein; FUNCTIONS IN: triglyceride lipase activity; INVOLVED IN: lipid metabolic process; EXPRESSED IN: root; CONTAINS InterPro DOMAIN/s: Lipase, class 3 (InterPro:IPR002921); BEST Arabidopsis thaliana protein match is: alpha/beta-Hydrolases superfamily protein (TAIR:AT1G06800.1); Has 1971 Blast hits to 1966 proteins in 378 species: Archae - 0; Bacteria - 534; Metazoa - 65; Fungi - 334; Plants - 717; Viruses - 10; Other Eukaryotes - 311 (source: NCBI BLink).), with translation MENALVKTPLRKLRRRRTKRVWRLKQKLKLAWKSIKIRVKSHLPGFLSTKKHLFHIKSRKEEQDLSQVAQRICKISNDSTKSLAFLLQLPKYSADDFLDRGDLMTPAASPREKISKMWRELHGSNNWENLLDPLHPWLRREVTKYGEFVESVYDSLDFDPLSEFCGSSRYNRNKLFEELGLTRHGYKVTKYIYAMSRVDVPQWFLSSALGETWSKDSNWMGFVAVSGDRESLRIGRRDIVVAWRGTVTPTEWFMDLRTSMEPFDCEGKHGKTVVKVQSGFLSIYNSKSELTRYNKESASEQTMDEVKRLVNFFKDRGEEVSLTITGHSLGGALALMNAYEAARDVPALSGNISVISFGAPRVGNLAFKEKLNSLGVKVLRVVNKQDIVPKLPGIVFNKVLNKLNPITSRLNWVYRHVGTQLKLDVFSSPYVKRDSDLGRAHNLEVYLHVLDGFHRKKSGFRVNARRDVASVNKSTDMLLDHLRIPEFWYQVAHKGLILNKQTGRWVKPVRAPEDIPSPLPTGPKPIYSL, from the coding sequence ATGGAGAACGCATTGGTCAAAACTCCACTGAGAaagctaagaagaagaagaactaaaCGGGTCTGGAGATTGAAGCAGAAGCTAAAGCTTGCATGGAAATCTATCAAGATCCGGGTCAAGTCACATCTTCCGGGTTTCTTGTCAACCAAGAAACACCTCTTCCACATTAAATCACGAAAGGAAGAACAAGATTTGTCTCAAGTGGCCCAGAGGATCTGCAAAATCTCCAATGACTCGACCAAATCACTGGCGTTTCTACTTCAGCTTCCAAAATACTCAGCCGACGATTTTCTTGACCGCGGCGATCTGATGACTCCAGCTGCGTCTCCAAGggaaaaaatatccaaaatgtGGCGTGAGCTTCACGGTAGCAACAATTGGGAGAATCTTCTTGATCCTCTGCATCCATGGCTTAGGAGAGAAGTAACCAAATATGGAGAATTCGTGGAATCCGTTTATGATTCACTTGATTTCGATCCTTTATCCGAATTCTGTGGAAGCTCTAGATACAACAGGAACAAACTCTTTGAAGAGCTTGGTTTAACCAGACATGGTTACAAGGTAACGAAATACATCTACGCGATGTCTCGTGTCGACGTTCCTCAGTGGTTCTTAAGCTCGGCTTTGGGAGAGACATGGAGCAAAGATTCCAACTGGATGGGCTTTGTAGCTGTGAGTGGAGACAGAGAGTCGTTGAGGATTGGTCGGAGAGACATTGTTGTGGCGTGGCGTGGAACGGTGACTCCCACGGAATGGTTCATGGATCTTAGGACGAGTATGGAGCCGTTCGATTGTGAAGGAAAACATGGCAAGACCGTGGTTAAGGTGCAAAGTGGGTTTTTAAGTATCTACAACTCGAAAAGCGAACTCACACGGTACAACAAAGAAAGTGCATCTGAGCAGACGATGGATGAAGTGAAGCGGCTAGTGAATTTTTTTAAGGATAGAGGCGAAGAGGTAAGCCTAACCATTACCGGGCATAGCCTCGGAGGTGCGCTGGCGCTTATGAACGCTTACGAGGCGGCTAGAGATGTTCCAGCGTTATCTGGTAACATTTCAGTGATCTCGTTTGGTGCGCCGAGGGTAGGTAACTTGGCATTCAAGGAAAAGCTAAACAGTTTAGGAGTTAAGGTGTTACGTGTGGTGAACAAGCAAGACATTGTACCTAAGCTACCTGGTATCGTGTTCAACAAGGTACTTAACAAACTTAATCCGATAACTTCAAGGCTCAATTGGGTCTACAGGCATGTCGGAACGCAGCTTAAACTCGATGTCTTCAGTTCGCCTTACGTAAAACGTGATTCAGACTTAGGGAGGGCTCATAATCTAGAGGTGTATCTCCATGTTTTGGATGGCTTCCACCGCAAGAAATCTGGGTTTAGGGTTAACGCTAGGAGAGACGTTGCTTCGGTGAACAAGAGCACAGATATGTTGTTGGATCATCTAAGAATACCTGAGTTTTGGTACCAAGTGGCACATAAGGGTCTGATCCTTAACAAACAGACTGGCCGGTGGGTGAAGCCTGTCCGTGCACCTGAAGACATTCCCTCTCCGTTACCGACCGGACCAAAACCTATTTATAGCTTatga
- the PSAK gene encoding photosystem I subunit K (photosystem I subunit K (PSAK); FUNCTIONS IN: molecular_function unknown; INVOLVED IN: photosynthesis; LOCATED IN: thylakoid, chloroplast thylakoid membrane, photosystem I, chloroplast, membrane; EXPRESSED IN: 23 plant structures; EXPRESSED DURING: 13 growth stages; CONTAINS InterPro DOMAIN/s: Photosystem I PsaG/PsaK protein (InterPro:IPR000549), Photosystem I reaction centre, PsaK, plant (InterPro:IPR017493), Photosystem I reaction centre, PsaG/PsaK, plant (InterPro:IPR016370); Has 85 Blast hits to 85 proteins in 34 species: Archae - 0; Bacteria - 0; Metazoa - 0; Fungi - 0; Plants - 85; Viruses - 0; Other Eukaryotes - 0 (source: NCBI BLink).) gives MASTMMTTLPQFNGLRATKISAAPVQGLASVQPMRRKGNGALGAKCDFIGSSTNLIMVTSTTLMLFAGRFGLAPSANRKATAGLRLEARDSGLQTGDPAGFTLADTLACGTVGHIIGVGVVLGLKNIGAI, from the exons ATGGCTAGCACTATGATGACTACATTGCCTCAGTTCAATGGTCTTCGAGCCACCAAAATCTCTGCAGCTCCTGTACAAGGCCTG GCAAGTGTTCAGCCCATGAGACGCAAGGGAAATGGAGCTTTGGGTGCAAAGTGTGACTTCATCGGTTCATCAACAAATCTG ATAATGGTAACGTCGACGACCCTGATGTTGTTCGCGGGGAGATTCGGACTTGCGCCATCAGCCAATAGGAAGGCGACAGCTGGACTTAGGTTGGAGGCACGTGACTCAGGTCTACAAACGGGTGACCCGGCCGGGTTCACGCTTGCGGACACTTTGGCTTGTGGCACCGTTGGTCATATCATCGGTGTAGGAGTTGTCCTTGGCCTTAAAAACATTGGTGCTATTTGA